The Naumannella cuiyingiana DNA window ACCGCGGCGCGCGAGGCGCCGACGGCGGCGCCGAGCGCATCGGCGAAGGCCTCGACCTCGTCGAAGTTGCCGCCGGTGCCACGGCCGCCGGAGACGACGATCGCCGCCTCGGTCAGCTCGGGCCGCCCGGTCGCGGGCTTCTCCTCCGAGGACACGATCCGCGCGCCCTTGGCCGCATCGGAGATGGTGACCGCTGCGTCCTCGACGGCGTCGCTGCCTGCCGCCGCCTCGGGTGCGACCGAGTTGGCCTTGACGGTGATCACCGGCGCGGCGCCGGCATCGGCGTTCACGGTCCAGTTGCCGGCGAAGACCGACTGCTTGGTGCTCACACCGTCCCCGCCGGCGTTCACGTCGACGGCGTCCGTGATCAGCCCGCCGCCGCGGCGTACCGCCAGGCGACCGGCGATCTCCTTGTTCTCCGGCGTCGAGCTGAGCAGCACCGCCGTGTCGTCGCCGGCCAGCCCGGCCAGCGCATCGACCTTCGGCACCACCAGGTACTCGGCGATCGCCGGATCGCCGACGGCCAGAGTCTTCGTCGCCCCGTACTCCGCGAGCTGCGGCGCCAGTGCGGCCGCGTCGTCGCCGAACACCACGGCGACCGGCTCACCGATCCGGCGCGCCAGGGTCAACAGTTCAAAGGTCGGCTTGGCGACCTTGCCGTCAGCCGCCTCGACGACCACCAGGACATCACTCATTCTCGGTTCTCCTTATCGCTCGTCGTCGGGATCACAGGTACTTGCCGGCGACCAGGAACTCGGTCAGCGCCGTGGCGCCCGACCCGTCCTCGTCGGTCACGACCTTGCCGGCCTCCTTGGGCGGACGCGGCGCGGTCTCGGTGACCTTGGTCCGGGCGGCGGCCAGGCCGACCCCGCCGGCGTCGACGCCCAGGTCCTCCAGCGTCCACTCGTCGACGGGCTTCTTCTTAGCGGCCATGATCCCCTTCATCGAGGGGTAGCGGGCCTCGCCCGACTGGTCGGTGACGCTGACCACCGCCGGCAGGGTGGCCTCGATCCGCTGGCTGGCGGAATCGCCGTCGCGGCGGATCTTCACCGTGTCGCCGTCGACCGACAGCTCACTGGCCAGCGTGACGCCCGGCCAGCCGAGCCGCTCGGCGAGCATCGCGGGCACGACGCCCATCGTGCCGTCGGTGGAGGCCATGCCCGCGATCACCAGGTCGGGGCCGATCTTGCCGATCGCCGCGGCGAGGATCTCACTGGTGGCCAGCGCATCGGATCCGTGCACCTGCTCGTCGCTGACATGGACACCGGCATCGGCGCCCATCTGCAGCGCCTTCTTGATCGCGTCCGCGGCGTCGTCCGGGCCCAGCGTCAGCGCGACCACTTCGACGTCGTCACCGTTCTCGGCCACCTGGAGCGCCTGCTCGATGGCGTACTCGTCAAGCTCGGACAAGATGCCGTCGGCGCCGTCGCGGTCGACGGTGCCGTCATCGGCAAACTCGCGGTCGCCGGTGGCATCGGGCACGTACTTCACCAGTGCAACGATCTTCATCTCTCTCCACTTCACCGTGTAGGGGTCGCCGTCGAGGATGGAGCGTACCAATGCTACTCCCGGGTAACTTCCGCGACCATGACCAGCCTAGCGGTCGCTCAGGTAACGTTGCGTGGCGGTGCCGACCCACCGACCGTGATGCGCTAGAACTGACCCGTTCATCGTCGAGCGAGACCATGCGGCGAAAGCGCCGAACCCCGACGGAAGGGACAGCATGTCGACCCCACCGCCCCCCGTGATCGACTCACGCGTCCTCGGCGCGCGGCTCTGCGAGGGGGGCACGCGCTTCGGGCTCTGGGCGCCACGCGCCACCCGGGTCGAGCTGGCGTTGGTCGATCCCCAGCGCAAGCAGCGCAATCTCGACATGCAACGCTCCGATGCCGACGGCGTGTGGACGGTGTTCGCGCCGGGCGTCGGTCCCGAGCAGCGCTATGGCTTTCGGGTGCACGGCCCGTGGGACCCCGACGACGGGGCCCGATTCAATCCGGCGAAGCTGCTGCTCGATCCGTACGCACGGGCGATCACCGCCGGGGTGGACTACTCGGGGCCGATCCTCGATCACACCGCCGAGTCCGACTACGAGGTGGACACCACCGACAGCTACCTGGCGGTGCCGCTGAGCGTCGTCGTCGCCGACTCCCCGCCCCCCACCCCGATCGCGCGGCGCCGGCCGCTGGCCGAGAGCGTGATCTACGAGGCGCACGTCAAGGGCCTGACCCGGCTGCACCCGGCCGTGCCCGAGCACCTGCGCGGCACGTTCGCCGGGCTCGCGTACCCGGCCATGATCGACTACCTGACCGAGCTCGGGGTGACCGCGGTCGAGCTGCTGCCCAGCCACTACTTCGTCTCCGAGCCGTTCATCGTGGGCCGCGGGCTGTCCAACTACTGGGGTTACAACACCCTCGGCTTCTTCGCCCCGCACTCGGCGTACGGCTCGGTCGGCACGACCGGGGAGCAGGTGCGCGAGTTCAAGGACATGGTCAGCGCGCTGCACGAGGCCGGCATCGAGGTGATCCTGGACGTCGTCTACAACCACACCGGTGAGGGTGGCCATGAGGGCCCGACGCTGAGCTTCCGGGGGATCGATCACGCGGGTTATTACCGGCTGACCGAGGACCTGCGCAACGACTACGACGTCACCGGTTGCGGCAACTCCGTGGACACCGCGCATCCCGGCGTGCTCACCATGATCATCGACTCGATGCGCTACTGGGTGACCGAGATGGGCGTTGACGGCTTCCGCTTCGACCTGGCCACCGAGCTGATTCGCGATGATCAACACCATGTGGACCAGGAGCACGAGTTCAAGGCGTTGATCGAATCGGATCCCACCTTCGACGGGATCAAGATGATCGCCGAGCCCTGGGACCTCGGACCCTACGGCTACCAGGTCGGCAACTGGGGGCCGGGCTGGAGCGAATGGAACGACCGCTTCCGCGGGTACGCCCGGGACTTCTGGCGCGGGCACACCGACGGCGTGGACGAGCTCGCCACCAGGCTCGCCGGCTCCGCCGACATCTTCGACCACGACGGCCGCCCCGCGTCGAGTTCGATCAACTTCGTCACCGCGCACGACGGGTTCACCCTGCGCGATCTGGTCACCTACGACGGCAAGCACAACGAGGCCAACGGCGAGGACAATCGCGACGGCACCGACGACAACCGTTCCTGGAACTGCGGCGTCGAGGGCGAGACCGACGACCCGGCGATCAACGCGCTCCGGACGCGCCAGATGAAGAATCTGATGATCACGCAACTGCTCGCCGTCGGCGTACCGATGATCACCGCCGGCGACGAGTTCGCCCGCACGCAGGGCGGCAACAACAACGCCTACTGCCAGGACGGGCCGATCTCGTGGGTGCACTGGGACCTGCTCGACCGACACGGCGAGCTGCACGGGCTGGTCCGGGCGACGCTGGCGCTGCGGGCGAAGTACCCGGTGCTGCGCCGCAATCGCTTCCACTACGGTCGCGAGCTGTCCGATCTGCAGGGCAAGCCGCTCGGCCGCAAGGACGTCGCCTGGTTCTCCGAGTCCGGTACGGAGATGACGGGCGACCAGTGGGCCGACGGGTCCCGGCGCCTGCTCGGCTGGTACGTCTCGGATCGGCGCGCCGCGTTCCTGAGCTGGTTCAACGGTGGCCCCGACGAGGTCGAGGTGGTGCTGCCGGCCGCCCCCTGGGCGACCTCGTGGCACCTGGAGATCGAGACCGGTCCGCCCGGCGAGCTGCCGGCACACCCGCTGGAGCCGGGCACCACGCTGCGGCTGCCGGGCCGCACGGTCGCGGTGCTGCGCGCGGACGTGCCGGTCTGGGCCGCGGCGAACCGGGCGCGCGAGCAGGCACGCCCGGCCGCCGGTGAGGCGGGCGACCCGAGCCAGCGGGGCCGCCCCGGTCCGCGCTGAGCCGAGCGCCCGTCCGACTCGGGCCGATCAGCCCCTCGCGCGCGCCGCGCGGCGCGCCAGGCGCTCGTGGGAATCGATGCTCGCCTGCTCGGCGAGCTCGTGGGCGAGCACCTGGCCCATCCGGCGGCAGAACGCCGCCGGCTCCTCGGCCGCATCGGGCCGCTCGGGCACGATCTTGTCGACGATGCCGGCCGCCAGCAGCTCGGCCGAACTGACGCCCTGGGCCTCCGCGAGCTCGGCCGCGTGATCGGTGTCGCGGTGGATGATCGCCGACGCGCCCTCGGGCGGGAGCGGTGAGAGCCAGCCGTGCTGGGCGCAGATCACCCGGTCGGCCGGCAGCAGGGCGAGCGCGCCGCCGCCGGTGCCCTGACCGATGATCACCGACACGGTGGGCGTCGGCAACGTGGCCAGGTCGGTCAGGCAGCGGGCGATCTCGCCGGCCAGCCCGCCCTCCTCGGCCGCCACGCTGAGCGCGGCGCCCGGGGTGTCGATCACGGTCAGCAGCGGCAACCCGAGCTCGGTGGCCAGTCGCATCCCGCGGCGAGCCTCGCGCAATGCGCCAGGCCCGAGCGGCTGCTCGGCGGTCTGGCCGCGGCGATCCTGGCCGAGCAGCACGCAGGGCACCCCGCCGAAGCGGGCCAGCGCCAGCATCAGTCCGGGATCACGCTCCCCCTGGCCGGTGCCGTTCAGCATCGACACATCGGTGGCCGCATATTTCAGCAGCCGGCGTACCCCCGGCCGGTCGCGGCGCCGCGAACGGGTGATCGACTCCCAGGCCGGCACCGGCTCGATCGGTTCGGCGGGCGGTTCGGCCGGTGCCGCCATCCGGTCACCGACGAGCACCCGCAACGCCCGCGCGGCGATCTCGGCGAGCTGATCGGGTGGGACGACCGCGTCGATCAGCCCGTGGGCGTAGAGGTTCTCCGCGACCTGGATGCCCTCGGGGAAACTCGCGCCGTAGAGCGCCTCGTAGACCCGCGGCCCGAGGAAGCCGATCAGCGCACCGGGTTCGGCCACCGTCAGATGCCCGAGCGCGCCCCAGGAGGCCAGCACACCGCCGGTGGTCGGATGGCGCAGATAGACCAGATAGGGCAGCCCGGCCCGCTTGTGTGCGGCGAGCGCCGCGCCGATCCCGATCATGCCGACGAAGGCCGGCGTACCCTCCTGCATCCGGGTCCCGCCGGAGGCCGTGGCCGCGAGCAGCGGCAACCGCTCGGCGGTGGCCCGGTGCACGGCGTCGATCAGCCGTCGGGTCGCGGCGCGCCCGATGGATCCGCCAAGGAAACCGAACTCGCAGACCATCACCGCGACCCGGCGCCCGTCCAGGGTGCCGCAACCGGTGATCACCGACTCGTCGAGCCCAGTCCGGTCCCGGGCCGCCGCGAGTGAGGCGGCATAGTCCGGGTCGGCCGGCTCGGGGACCGGGGAATCCCAACTGACGAAGGAATCCGCGTCCAGCGTCGCGGCCAGCAGTTGTGGACCGCTGAGCCGCGGGGCCTCAGTCATCGCCGGCAACGGACTCACCGGCCACCCACCGCCGCAGCGCGTCGGCGTCGGCATCGAGCACCGGAGGCGCGGCGTGCCGCGTGCGGGTGACCTCGCGCTCCGCACCGGAGGAATCGACCGAGAAGAACCGCAGCGGAGGGCCGGGCAGCCGGATTCCGCCGAGCTGATCATGGTCGACATCGATCAGCAGCCCCTGGGAGGCGGTCTGTTCCCAGTTGTAGACCTCGGCGAGATCGCGTACCCGACCGGCCGGCACCCCGGCCGTCGCCAGTTGGTCCAACACCTCGTCCGGCGACAGGTCGGCGAAGGTCTGTTCGAGCAGCGCGGTCACCT harbors:
- a CDS encoding electron transfer flavoprotein subunit alpha/FixB family protein; the encoded protein is MSDVLVVVEAADGKVAKPTFELLTLARRIGEPVAVVFGDDAAALAPQLAEYGATKTLAVGDPAIAEYLVVPKVDALAGLAGDDTAVLLSSTPENKEIAGRLAVRRGGGLITDAVDVNAGGDGVSTKQSVFAGNWTVNADAGAAPVITVKANSVAPEAAAGSDAVEDAAVTISDAAKGARIVSSEEKPATGRPELTEAAIVVSGGRGTGGNFDEVEAFADALGAAVGASRAAVDSGWYPHNFQVGQTGKTVSPQLYVAAGISGAIQHRAGMQTSKAIVVINKDEEAPIFELADLGIVGDLHTVLPAATEQVKAARG
- a CDS encoding electron transfer flavoprotein subunit beta/FixA family protein, whose product is MKIVALVKYVPDATGDREFADDGTVDRDGADGILSELDEYAIEQALQVAENGDDVEVVALTLGPDDAADAIKKALQMGADAGVHVSDEQVHGSDALATSEILAAAIGKIGPDLVIAGMASTDGTMGVVPAMLAERLGWPGVTLASELSVDGDTVKIRRDGDSASQRIEATLPAVVSVTDQSGEARYPSMKGIMAAKKKPVDEWTLEDLGVDAGGVGLAAARTKVTETAPRPPKEAGKVVTDEDGSGATALTEFLVAGKYL
- a CDS encoding carboxyl transferase domain-containing protein; the protein is MTEAPRLSGPQLLAATLDADSFVSWDSPVPEPADPDYAASLAAARDRTGLDESVITGCGTLDGRRVAVMVCEFGFLGGSIGRAATRRLIDAVHRATAERLPLLAATASGGTRMQEGTPAFVGMIGIGAALAAHKRAGLPYLVYLRHPTTGGVLASWGALGHLTVAEPGALIGFLGPRVYEALYGASFPEGIQVAENLYAHGLIDAVVPPDQLAEIAARALRVLVGDRMAAPAEPPAEPIEPVPAWESITRSRRRDRPGVRRLLKYAATDVSMLNGTGQGERDPGLMLALARFGGVPCVLLGQDRRGQTAEQPLGPGALREARRGMRLATELGLPLLTVIDTPGAALSVAAEEGGLAGEIARCLTDLATLPTPTVSVIIGQGTGGGALALLPADRVICAQHGWLSPLPPEGASAIIHRDTDHAAELAEAQGVSSAELLAAGIVDKIVPERPDAAEEPAAFCRRMGQVLAHELAEQASIDSHERLARRAARARG
- the glgX gene encoding glycogen debranching protein GlgX; translated protein: MSTPPPPVIDSRVLGARLCEGGTRFGLWAPRATRVELALVDPQRKQRNLDMQRSDADGVWTVFAPGVGPEQRYGFRVHGPWDPDDGARFNPAKLLLDPYARAITAGVDYSGPILDHTAESDYEVDTTDSYLAVPLSVVVADSPPPTPIARRRPLAESVIYEAHVKGLTRLHPAVPEHLRGTFAGLAYPAMIDYLTELGVTAVELLPSHYFVSEPFIVGRGLSNYWGYNTLGFFAPHSAYGSVGTTGEQVREFKDMVSALHEAGIEVILDVVYNHTGEGGHEGPTLSFRGIDHAGYYRLTEDLRNDYDVTGCGNSVDTAHPGVLTMIIDSMRYWVTEMGVDGFRFDLATELIRDDQHHVDQEHEFKALIESDPTFDGIKMIAEPWDLGPYGYQVGNWGPGWSEWNDRFRGYARDFWRGHTDGVDELATRLAGSADIFDHDGRPASSSINFVTAHDGFTLRDLVTYDGKHNEANGEDNRDGTDDNRSWNCGVEGETDDPAINALRTRQMKNLMITQLLAVGVPMITAGDEFARTQGGNNNAYCQDGPISWVHWDLLDRHGELHGLVRATLALRAKYPVLRRNRFHYGRELSDLQGKPLGRKDVAWFSESGTEMTGDQWADGSRRLLGWYVSDRRAAFLSWFNGGPDEVEVVLPAAPWATSWHLEIETGPPGELPAHPLEPGTTLRLPGRTVAVLRADVPVWAAANRAREQARPAAGEAGDPSQRGRPGPR